Proteins encoded together in one Phycisphaerae bacterium window:
- a CDS encoding RNA-binding protein — protein sequence MKKIYVGNLAYQTTEEGLESAFSAFGTVSNVAIIRDRETGQSRGFGFVEMDDDSQAEAAIAGLNGTQVDGRTLTVNEARPRAGGGGGQGGREFRGGGRGGARPARW from the coding sequence TTGAAGAAGATTTACGTAGGCAATCTCGCGTATCAGACCACTGAAGAGGGGCTCGAATCGGCGTTCTCGGCGTTCGGCACAGTCTCCAACGTCGCGATCATCCGCGACCGTGAAACGGGGCAGTCGCGGGGGTTCGGGTTCGTCGAGATGGACGACGACAGCCAGGCCGAGGCCGCCATCGCCGGCCTCAACGGCACGCAGGTCGACGGCCGCACACTGACCGTGAACGAGGCACGCCCCCGCGCCGGTGGCGGCGGCGGCCAGGGTGGTCGCGAATTCCGCGGCGGCGGACGCGGCGGCGCGCGTCCCGCGCGCTGGTAG
- a CDS encoding M14 family metallopeptidase — MACVLSTVNCEPQMSLRYPPVTLFPGALLLATVAATGCGAASRSASLDFDVLPDQWRTHAERTAYAETGRYAEAVDFCRRLAAASPFAHYTTFGLTGMGRPLPLLILSSDRAFTPAAARRAGRPVVLIQCCIHAGECEGKDACLQLAREMVITGTRAALLDHVTLLIMPIFNADGHERTSRYSRINQNGPRELGWRTNAANLNINRDYTKADTPEMQAWLSVWTAWQPDLFIDTHTTDGHDHRYDVFYSATIDPDSSPPIVTWTRDTLLANVLPALEADGYAAMPYSFPRDAKDPAGGIATPGPMGPRFSTGYGAACNRPALLVETHALLPYARRVQTTHALLVHALATVNRDPNRLRAAIQDADHLMIRTRGADPDGRVPLRFAATGNSQPLVYRGVVQTLRASDITGDDIIEYTKTPLDVSTRLYDDWRVAAAVVPPSAYLVPPQWTTVIERLALHGIEMLRIPAPRTVEVEIYRFTDVQFSPTPYEGRQLARYTTTVTHETRRFSAGTILVPLDQPQARLVVHLLEPDSPDSFVAWGFFNAIFERKEYAEAYAMEPHAQRMLAEDAALRQEFARRLADDPAFAASPGQRLDFFYRRSPYWDVEHNLYPVARVTDASAARELRVAATARVTRSDD, encoded by the coding sequence ATGGCTTGCGTTTTGAGCACTGTCAACTGTGAGCCGCAAATGTCGCTGCGCTATCCCCCCGTCACGCTTTTCCCCGGGGCCCTTCTCCTGGCCACCGTCGCCGCTACCGGCTGTGGCGCGGCGTCGCGGTCCGCCTCTCTCGACTTCGATGTGCTGCCGGACCAGTGGCGTACCCATGCCGAACGCACCGCGTACGCCGAGACCGGCCGCTACGCCGAGGCCGTGGATTTCTGCCGGCGTCTCGCCGCCGCGTCGCCGTTCGCCCACTACACCACCTTTGGCCTGACCGGCATGGGCCGCCCGCTGCCCTTGCTCATCCTGTCGTCCGACCGCGCTTTCACCCCCGCCGCCGCCCGCCGCGCCGGCCGCCCCGTGGTACTCATCCAATGCTGCATCCACGCCGGTGAATGTGAGGGCAAGGACGCGTGCCTGCAACTCGCGCGTGAAATGGTCATCACCGGCACCCGCGCTGCGCTGCTCGACCACGTCACACTGCTGATCATGCCCATCTTCAACGCCGACGGGCACGAGCGCACCAGCCGCTACAGCCGCATCAACCAGAACGGCCCGCGCGAGCTGGGCTGGCGCACCAACGCCGCCAACCTGAACATCAACCGCGACTACACCAAGGCCGACACGCCGGAGATGCAAGCCTGGCTGAGCGTCTGGACTGCCTGGCAGCCCGACCTGTTCATCGACACCCACACGACCGACGGCCACGACCACCGCTATGACGTGTTCTACTCGGCCACGATCGATCCCGATTCCAGCCCACCCATCGTCACGTGGACCCGGGACACGCTGCTCGCCAACGTTCTGCCCGCGCTCGAGGCCGATGGCTACGCCGCGATGCCATACTCCTTTCCGCGCGACGCCAAGGACCCCGCGGGCGGCATCGCCACCCCCGGCCCCATGGGCCCGCGCTTCTCCACGGGCTACGGCGCCGCGTGCAATCGCCCGGCCCTGCTCGTCGAAACCCACGCCCTGTTACCCTACGCCCGGCGTGTCCAGACCACGCACGCCCTCCTCGTCCATGCGCTCGCCACGGTGAACCGCGATCCCAACCGCCTGCGTGCTGCCATCCAGGACGCCGACCACCTGATGATCCGCACGCGCGGCGCCGACCCGGACGGCCGCGTGCCGCTGCGTTTTGCAGCCACCGGCAACTCGCAACCTCTCGTCTACCGCGGCGTCGTGCAGACGCTGCGCGCCAGCGACATCACCGGCGATGACATCATCGAGTACACTAAAACGCCGCTCGATGTTTCGACGCGGCTGTACGATGACTGGCGGGTCGCCGCGGCGGTAGTACCCCCGTCGGCATACCTGGTGCCGCCCCAATGGACCACGGTCATTGAGCGTCTCGCCCTGCACGGCATCGAGATGCTCCGCATCCCGGCACCGCGCACGGTCGAGGTGGAGATCTACCGCTTCACCGACGTGCAGTTCAGCCCCACGCCCTATGAAGGCCGGCAGCTCGCGCGGTACACAACTACGGTCACGCATGAGACGCGCCGTTTCAGTGCTGGAACAATTTTGGTGCCACTGGACCAGCCGCAGGCCCGCCTCGTGGTTCACCTGCTCGAACCCGACAGCCCCGACTCATTCGTCGCCTGGGGTTTCTTCAACGCGATCTTCGAACGGAAGGAGTACGCCGAAGCCTACGCGATGGAGCCGCACGCCCAACGGATGCTGGCCGAGGATGCAGCACTGCGACAGGAATTCGCGCGGCGGCTCGCCGATGATCCCGCCTTTGCCGCCAGCCCCGGACAACGGCTGGACTTCTTCTACCGCCGTTCTCCGTACTGGGACGTCGAGCACAACCTCTACCCGGTCGCGCGCGTGACGGACGCTTCGGCCGCGCGCGAGCTGCGCGTCGCCGCAACTGCACGCGTGACAAGATCTGACGATTGA
- the purN gene encoding phosphoribosylglycinamide formyltransferase, whose amino-acid sequence MDGQAGKPGPLRLAVLLSGGGTTLENLLARIADGRLRGVEIRVVISSRNEVRGVRIARAAGLPLVIIRRRDYGDDDAFSTAITATLDAAGIDLGVLAGFLCFWRIPPTYLGRVLNIHPALLPRFGGRGFFGHHVHEAVLAAGETQSGCTVHLADNQYDHGPIVAQSVVPVQPGDTPETLAARVGAAERELYPQVIQRVADEGLAWLRQFR is encoded by the coding sequence ATGGACGGACAGGCAGGCAAACCGGGGCCCCTGAGGCTGGCTGTGTTGCTCTCGGGCGGGGGGACAACGCTGGAGAACCTCCTCGCGCGAATCGCTGACGGCCGGCTGCGCGGCGTGGAGATCCGGGTCGTGATCAGTTCCCGCAACGAGGTCCGCGGCGTCCGCATTGCCCGTGCGGCTGGCTTGCCGTTGGTAATAATCCGTCGGCGGGACTACGGGGACGACGACGCCTTTTCGACGGCGATCACAGCGACCCTGGACGCTGCGGGGATCGACCTGGGGGTGCTGGCCGGATTCTTGTGCTTCTGGCGGATCCCGCCGACGTACCTCGGGCGGGTACTCAATATCCACCCGGCGCTGCTGCCGCGGTTCGGCGGGCGCGGGTTCTTTGGCCATCACGTGCATGAGGCGGTGCTCGCCGCGGGCGAGACGCAGAGCGGATGCACGGTGCATCTGGCGGACAATCAATACGACCACGGGCCGATCGTCGCTCAGAGCGTTGTGCCCGTGCAGCCGGGCGATACGCCGGAAACGCTGGCGGCACGCGTGGGGGCGGCGGAGCGGGAGCTGTACCCGCAGGTCATTCAGCGGGTGGCTGACGAGGGGCTGGCCTGGTTGCGGCAATTCAGGTAG
- a CDS encoding alginate export family protein gives MRLGSLGITGLIVLGAGLAGARGQPTDSATQQRFLDEQRRVDEQLKKQREALAPLQSIFDLQWGGWLDYYYFNFDDGVQSSRNFHRPSLAFWTRARIDDGAHELFARLRLRYEYYHPGDEGASLQEDWVGPEFDQLWYQIDVGKAFRLARPSDPIQVRARVGRQTVQFGTGFILDLPMDAVLLDAKLWDLRVQGLFGRSIGNLPNIDRSPPVQSHSDRLFYGTQISYEGWQRHVPFVYALWNNDRTDERPKYWFQDFSYDSFYLGGGLRGELAHNLNYWAEGVFESGHSFGDQEWIERDYIEAWGCNVGLEYLFDVPTRPRISGEYMFASGDGDRRFSPTGALGGNTGNREDTSLVGFGFRDTGIALAPMMSNLHIWRAGGSLAPLERIELLRDLELGTNWFLYWKNHERGAISDGTADVYDGYVGWEMDYFINWRLTSDLAWTIRWGSFFPGSAYSDRDTRHFLFTGVTWSF, from the coding sequence ATGCGGCTCGGCAGCTTAGGGATCACGGGGTTGATTGTGCTGGGGGCCGGTCTGGCCGGCGCGCGCGGTCAGCCAACGGACAGCGCGACGCAGCAGCGCTTCCTTGACGAGCAACGGCGGGTCGATGAGCAGTTGAAGAAGCAGCGCGAGGCACTAGCGCCGCTGCAATCCATCTTTGACCTGCAATGGGGCGGGTGGCTCGACTACTACTACTTCAATTTCGATGACGGCGTGCAGTCGTCGCGTAATTTTCACCGCCCGTCGCTGGCTTTCTGGACACGAGCGCGGATCGACGATGGGGCGCATGAGCTGTTTGCACGACTGCGGCTGCGCTATGAGTACTACCATCCGGGCGACGAGGGCGCCAGCCTGCAGGAAGACTGGGTCGGGCCGGAATTCGATCAACTTTGGTATCAGATTGACGTGGGCAAGGCGTTTCGCCTGGCGCGGCCCTCCGATCCGATCCAGGTCCGGGCGCGGGTCGGCCGGCAGACGGTGCAGTTCGGCACGGGCTTCATCCTGGACCTGCCGATGGACGCCGTGCTGCTGGACGCGAAGCTGTGGGACCTGCGCGTGCAGGGCCTGTTCGGCCGGTCGATCGGCAACCTGCCGAACATCGACCGCAGCCCGCCGGTGCAGAGCCACAGCGACCGGCTGTTCTATGGCACGCAGATCTCGTACGAGGGCTGGCAGCGGCACGTGCCATTTGTGTATGCGTTGTGGAACAACGACCGGACGGACGAGCGCCCGAAGTACTGGTTCCAGGACTTCAGCTACGACAGCTTCTACCTGGGCGGTGGCTTGCGCGGCGAGCTGGCGCACAACCTGAACTACTGGGCCGAGGGCGTATTCGAGTCGGGGCACAGCTTTGGTGACCAGGAGTGGATCGAGCGGGATTACATCGAAGCCTGGGGCTGCAACGTCGGCCTGGAGTACCTCTTCGACGTGCCCACGCGTCCGCGCATTTCGGGCGAATACATGTTTGCCAGCGGCGATGGCGATCGCCGATTCAGCCCGACGGGCGCGCTGGGCGGCAACACCGGCAATCGCGAAGACACCAGCCTCGTGGGTTTCGGCTTCCGCGACACGGGCATCGCACTCGCGCCGATGATGAGTAACCTGCACATCTGGCGGGCGGGCGGGTCGCTGGCGCCGCTGGAGCGGATCGAGCTGCTGCGGGACCTCGAGCTGGGGACCAACTGGTTCCTGTACTGGAAGAACCACGAACGCGGCGCCATCAGCGACGGAACTGCGGATGTATACGACGGCTATGTCGGCTGGGAGATGGACTACTTCATCAACTGGCGGTTGACGTCGGACCTGGCGTGGACGATTCGCTGGGGGTCGTTCTTCCCGGGGTCGGCGTATAGCGACCGGGACACGCGGCATTTCCTCTTCACGGGTGTGACATGGAGCTTCTGA
- a CDS encoding STAS domain-containing protein produces the protein MTVDHEDRAGVRIVRLHGELGSVPSTAFLELVTSALATPGARIVVDLSDVPFMNSSGLGDLVRAAAQANIQEGRLILASPSPFVRGVLQASQLVRFFELAPTVNDALAKLG, from the coding sequence ATGACAGTCGATCACGAAGACAGAGCCGGCGTCCGAATCGTGCGGCTGCATGGCGAGCTTGGCAGCGTCCCGAGCACGGCCTTCCTCGAACTCGTCACCAGCGCCCTGGCAACGCCGGGCGCCCGCATCGTCGTCGATCTCAGCGACGTGCCGTTCATGAACTCGAGCGGCCTGGGTGATCTGGTCCGTGCTGCCGCGCAGGCCAACATCCAGGAGGGGCGCCTGATCCTCGCGAGCCCGTCCCCCTTCGTCCGCGGCGTGCTGCAGGCCTCGCAACTCGTGCGCTTCTTCGAGCTGGCCCCCACGGTGAATGACGCGCTCGCCAAGCTGGGCTGA
- the prmC gene encoding peptide chain release factor N(5)-glutamine methyltransferase — translation MSDEAHSATAWTVVRLLNWTREYLQRSRIESPRLCAEILLAHAMNCERIQLYTRFEQIPDEAVRSTFRDLVKQAASGYPIAYLTGRKEFFSLPFEITPDVLIPRPESEILVERTIDLVRKAPDTQPVILDLGTGSGCIAVSLARHLPTARLCASDISAAALAVAQRNAQRHQVADRIEFRAGDLFDAWVPTGRDGAPSAFDIIVCNPPYVATEGAPVDRAVREFEPSVALFAGPDGLRVIRALLDAAPRWLRPGGHLLLETAFDQAAALRVLLTGAAWQSINSYRDGAGHERVWHARRSAAEHAQVA, via the coding sequence ATGAGCGACGAGGCCCACAGCGCGACAGCCTGGACCGTCGTCCGGCTGCTGAACTGGACACGTGAATACCTGCAGCGCAGCCGCATCGAGTCGCCGCGACTGTGCGCCGAGATCCTCCTCGCGCACGCCATGAACTGCGAGCGAATTCAACTTTACACCCGCTTCGAGCAGATCCCCGACGAGGCTGTGCGGAGCACCTTCCGCGACCTGGTCAAACAGGCCGCCAGCGGCTACCCCATCGCTTACCTGACGGGCCGCAAGGAGTTCTTCTCCCTGCCGTTCGAGATCACGCCGGATGTGCTCATCCCGCGACCCGAATCCGAGATTCTCGTCGAGCGCACCATCGACCTCGTGCGGAAAGCACCCGACACGCAGCCGGTCATCCTTGACCTGGGCACCGGCAGCGGCTGCATCGCCGTCAGCCTTGCGCGCCACCTTCCGACCGCGCGCCTGTGCGCCAGTGACATCTCCGCGGCCGCGCTCGCCGTGGCACAGCGCAACGCACAGCGCCACCAGGTCGCCGACCGCATCGAGTTCCGCGCCGGTGATCTGTTCGACGCCTGGGTACCGACCGGCCGTGACGGCGCGCCCAGCGCTTTCGACATCATCGTGTGCAATCCACCCTACGTCGCAACCGAAGGCGCCCCGGTCGACCGCGCCGTGCGGGAGTTCGAGCCGTCCGTGGCTTTGTTCGCCGGGCCCGACGGCTTGCGCGTGATCCGGGCCCTGCTCGACGCCGCGCCGCGCTGGCTGCGGCCCGGCGGGCACCTGCTGCTGGAAACCGCCTTCGACCAGGCCGCTGCCCTGCGCGTCTTGCTGACGGGCGCCGCCTGGCAGAGCATCAACAGCTATCGCGACGGCGCCGGGCATGAGCGCGTCTGGCACGCCCGTCGTTCCGCCGCCGAACACGCCCAGGTGGCTTAA
- a CDS encoding response regulator, which yields MSADLSRSIRVDPLTVQAWLDRLDHAALPPAGLDHRMSRRFDYRAAAVTLEVAGGQDDGRSYNAVGRNLSREGVGLLTGQFVYPRARCKVTLSDPYGVTQVVDGRIARCRYLVGSGALYEVGIAFERPVDVAVFAPQARRTRVLLVDESETAQLLFTGLLGSDRVELTRVATSDEATELTTMTEFDLLLVDLDTESFDPYALVEELRHNAFVRPIVGLTVQGDLETHARCAAAGCTGYLCKPVSRSALQHLLASLADQPLVSTLAQDPALAPLIDEFVGTLRAKVNDLALALDAQDVYTLADLARGLRANAGSYGFKPISDAAADVHTAAFLDGAQTHLRDAVNRLMDLCLRARPATSPPDAGSCARRPAT from the coding sequence GTGTCCGCGGACCTCTCCCGCAGCATCCGTGTGGACCCGCTGACGGTCCAGGCCTGGCTCGACCGCCTCGATCACGCGGCACTCCCGCCGGCCGGGCTCGACCACCGCATGTCCCGACGGTTTGACTACCGCGCCGCCGCCGTAACGCTCGAGGTCGCGGGTGGCCAGGACGACGGCCGCAGTTACAACGCCGTCGGTCGCAATCTCAGCCGCGAGGGCGTCGGGTTGCTGACCGGGCAGTTCGTCTATCCGCGCGCGCGGTGCAAGGTCACGTTGAGCGACCCCTATGGCGTCACGCAGGTCGTCGACGGTCGTATCGCGCGCTGTCGCTACCTGGTCGGCTCCGGCGCGCTCTACGAAGTCGGGATCGCCTTCGAGCGTCCGGTCGACGTCGCCGTGTTTGCCCCACAGGCCCGCCGGACGCGCGTGTTGCTCGTCGACGAGTCCGAGACGGCGCAGCTGTTATTCACCGGCCTGCTCGGCAGCGACCGGGTGGAGCTGACACGCGTCGCGACCAGCGATGAGGCAACCGAACTCACGACGATGACCGAGTTCGACCTGCTGCTGGTGGACCTGGACACCGAGAGCTTCGACCCGTATGCGCTGGTTGAGGAGCTGCGGCACAATGCCTTCGTCCGGCCCATCGTCGGTCTGACCGTCCAAGGCGATCTTGAGACACACGCCCGCTGCGCCGCGGCCGGCTGCACCGGCTACCTGTGTAAGCCCGTGAGTCGCAGCGCCCTCCAGCACCTGCTGGCTTCCCTCGCCGATCAGCCGCTGGTCAGCACCCTCGCGCAGGACCCGGCGCTCGCCCCGCTGATCGACGAGTTCGTGGGCACGCTACGGGCAAAGGTGAACGACCTCGCACTCGCCCTCGACGCACAGGACGTGTATACCCTCGCCGACCTGGCCCGCGGGCTGCGCGCCAACGCCGGGTCCTACGGCTTCAAGCCAATCTCCGACGCCGCCGCCGACGTGCACACGGCGGCGTTCCTGGATGGGGCCCAGACGCACTTGCGCGACGCCGTGAACCGCCTGATGGACCTGTGCCTGCGCGCCCGCCCAGCCACCAGCCCGCCCGACGCCGGCAGTTGTGCCCGTCGGCCCGCTACCTGA
- the murA gene encoding UDP-N-acetylglucosamine 1-carboxyvinyltransferase: protein MAYFEITGGPRLRGNVRLSGAKNAALPIMAAAILCEGEVILHDIPPVSDVHSLCELLAKLGLDVEWRPDGALRLIARDEMNCKAEYDIVRKMRASICVLGPLIAKRHRAQVALPGGCAIGDRPVNLHIRAMQQLGADIELVNGDICAKVKRLQGTEMFLGGPFGSTVLGTANAMMAAVLAEGVTVIEMAACEPEVVDLANFLNRCGASITGHGTPRIVVEGVKELHGCEYRIIPDRIEAGTFMVAAAITNGELTIENCRLDHLMAFVDRLTAIGINVEKSDKGVTVSSARRLEPVDVTTQPFPGFPTDLQAQLMALLCLADGNSIITEKIFPDRFLHVAELSRMGAHLRKEGPTVIVQGVKRLIAAPVMASDLRASAALVLAALSARGTTRINRVYHIERGYVKIDEKLRAVGADIRRKEGETE from the coding sequence CTGGCGTATTTCGAAATCACCGGCGGCCCGCGTCTGCGGGGCAACGTGCGGCTCAGCGGCGCGAAGAACGCGGCGCTGCCGATCATGGCGGCCGCGATTCTCTGCGAGGGCGAAGTCATCCTGCACGACATCCCGCCGGTCAGTGACGTGCACTCGCTCTGCGAGCTGCTCGCCAAGCTCGGCCTGGATGTCGAATGGCGCCCGGACGGCGCCCTGCGCCTCATCGCGCGCGACGAAATGAACTGCAAGGCCGAGTACGACATCGTCCGCAAGATGCGGGCGTCGATTTGCGTGCTCGGCCCGCTCATCGCCAAGCGCCACCGCGCGCAGGTCGCCCTGCCCGGTGGCTGCGCGATCGGCGACCGGCCCGTGAACCTCCACATCCGGGCCATGCAGCAGCTCGGCGCCGACATCGAGCTCGTCAACGGCGACATCTGCGCCAAGGTCAAGCGCCTGCAGGGCACCGAGATGTTCCTCGGCGGCCCGTTCGGCTCCACCGTGCTGGGCACTGCCAACGCCATGATGGCCGCGGTGCTGGCCGAGGGCGTGACCGTCATCGAGATGGCGGCCTGCGAGCCGGAAGTCGTCGACCTGGCCAACTTCCTCAACCGCTGCGGCGCGTCGATCACCGGCCACGGCACGCCGCGCATCGTCGTCGAGGGCGTCAAGGAGCTGCACGGCTGCGAATACCGCATCATTCCCGACCGCATCGAAGCCGGCACGTTCATGGTCGCCGCCGCGATCACCAATGGCGAGCTCACCATCGAGAACTGCCGTCTCGATCACCTGATGGCCTTCGTCGATCGCCTCACCGCCATCGGCATCAACGTCGAGAAAAGCGATAAGGGCGTCACGGTCTCATCCGCCCGCCGCCTGGAACCGGTCGACGTGACCACGCAACCGTTCCCCGGCTTCCCGACCGACCTGCAGGCCCAGCTCATGGCGCTGCTCTGCCTGGCCGACGGCAACAGCATCATCACGGAGAAGATCTTCCCCGATCGTTTCCTGCACGTCGCCGAACTCAGCCGCATGGGTGCCCACCTCCGCAAGGAAGGCCCCACGGTCATTGTTCAGGGCGTCAAGCGTCTCATCGCGGCCCCCGTGATGGCATCTGATCTGCGTGCGTCGGCGGCACTCGTCCTGGCGGCCTTGTCCGCGCGCGGCACCACGCGGATCAACCGCGTGTACCACATCGAGCGCGGCTATGTGAAGATCGACGAGAAGCTCCGCGCCGTCGGCGCCGATATCCGCCGGAAGGAAGGCGAAACCGAGTAG
- the lpxK gene encoding tetraacyldisaccharide 4'-kinase, translated as MDVMHSLLTPLALAYAGVIRGRNFYYERVRSAVHAAGVPVISVGNVTVGGTGKTPLVIEVVRRLRTQGRRPAILTRGYRAVAGQAADEVREFHESLPETPVVVNADRVAGAATARAAHNADCVVLDDGFQHRRLGRDLDIVLIDALAPWGGGWVLPAGRLREPLGSLRRADAFVITRANQVEAARVEVVCAELRRWAGDRPIYRAGVEAEGLRCADGRLTPPTELAGRRVLPVCGIGNPRTFQQLLTGLTGDAEAGLVYPDHHNYERRDALAICAAARQRGAERVVTTRKDWVKLVAVWPDAGVELTRLDVRLRLLEASDDFDAQLRALFGGPGDRERHS; from the coding sequence ATGGACGTCATGCACAGCCTGCTGACGCCGCTCGCGCTGGCCTACGCCGGTGTGATTCGGGGGCGCAATTTCTACTATGAGCGCGTTCGGTCGGCGGTGCACGCCGCGGGGGTGCCGGTCATCAGCGTGGGGAATGTGACGGTCGGGGGCACGGGCAAGACGCCGCTGGTGATCGAGGTGGTGCGGCGGTTGCGAACGCAGGGCCGGCGGCCGGCGATCCTGACGCGCGGGTACCGGGCGGTGGCGGGGCAGGCGGCGGACGAAGTGCGGGAGTTTCACGAGTCGCTGCCGGAGACGCCGGTAGTCGTGAATGCGGACCGGGTGGCGGGGGCAGCGACGGCGCGGGCGGCGCACAACGCGGATTGCGTGGTGCTGGATGATGGTTTCCAGCACCGCCGTCTGGGGCGTGACCTGGACATTGTGCTGATTGACGCGCTGGCGCCGTGGGGGGGTGGGTGGGTGCTGCCGGCGGGGCGGCTGCGCGAGCCCCTGGGGAGCCTGCGGCGCGCGGATGCGTTCGTGATTACGCGCGCCAACCAAGTGGAGGCGGCACGGGTGGAGGTGGTGTGCGCGGAGCTGCGGCGCTGGGCGGGTGACCGGCCGATTTATCGCGCGGGGGTGGAGGCCGAGGGGCTGCGGTGTGCGGACGGGCGTTTGACGCCGCCCACGGAGCTGGCCGGGCGGCGTGTGCTGCCGGTGTGTGGGATCGGCAATCCGCGAACGTTTCAGCAGTTGTTAACCGGGTTGACGGGGGACGCCGAAGCGGGACTGGTGTACCCGGATCATCACAACTACGAACGGCGCGACGCGCTGGCGATCTGTGCGGCGGCGCGGCAGCGCGGGGCGGAGCGGGTGGTGACAACTCGCAAGGATTGGGTCAAACTGGTGGCGGTGTGGCCGGACGCGGGCGTGGAGCTGACGCGCCTGGACGTGCGACTTCGGCTGCTGGAGGCGAGTGACGACTTTGATGCGCAGCTGCGCGCGCTATTCGGCGGCCCCGGCGACAGGGAGCGGCATTCGTGA
- a CDS encoding NAD-dependent epimerase/dehydratase family protein, which translates to MRILITGSSGQIGTNLGLALLERGDEVVGLDLRKNTWTERIPTRVCDLNVVAPGALPVSGRFDVVVHLAAHAKVFELVEQPHRAMENVEMCFRVLEYCRQQATPVIFGSSREVYGDIHRHVTDETQADFVVAESPYSASKIAGEAFIYSYAECYDLPFLVFRFSNVYGRYDCDIERLERVIPLFIRRIAAGEPIVVYGREKVLDFTYVDDCTVGLVRAIDELAARRVNQQTINLAYGQGSTLQDLVNLIALALQKEPNVRYEPARSGEVTRYVADITKARQLLGYEPQMPLTGGIPRAIRWQRENGLLRVE; encoded by the coding sequence ATGCGCATTTTGATCACGGGTTCGAGCGGGCAGATCGGCACCAACCTGGGGCTGGCGCTGCTGGAGCGGGGGGATGAAGTGGTGGGGCTCGACCTGCGGAAGAACACGTGGACGGAACGCATCCCGACGAGGGTGTGCGACCTCAACGTGGTCGCGCCGGGGGCGTTGCCGGTCAGCGGGCGGTTTGACGTGGTGGTGCATCTGGCCGCGCACGCCAAGGTGTTCGAACTGGTCGAGCAGCCGCACCGGGCGATGGAGAACGTGGAAATGTGCTTCCGCGTGCTGGAGTATTGCCGGCAGCAGGCGACGCCGGTGATCTTCGGCAGCTCGCGCGAGGTATACGGGGACATTCATCGGCACGTGACAGACGAGACCCAGGCGGACTTCGTGGTGGCGGAGAGTCCGTACAGCGCGTCCAAGATCGCGGGCGAAGCGTTCATTTACTCGTACGCCGAGTGCTACGACCTGCCGTTCCTGGTCTTTCGCTTCAGCAATGTTTATGGGCGTTACGACTGCGACATCGAACGGCTGGAGCGCGTGATCCCGCTGTTCATTCGGCGGATTGCGGCGGGGGAGCCGATCGTCGTGTACGGCCGGGAGAAGGTGCTGGATTTCACCTATGTGGACGACTGCACGGTCGGGCTGGTGCGGGCGATTGACGAGCTGGCGGCGCGGCGCGTGAATCAGCAGACGATCAACCTGGCGTACGGGCAGGGCTCGACACTGCAGGACCTCGTGAACCTGATCGCGCTGGCACTGCAGAAGGAGCCGAACGTGCGGTACGAGCCGGCGCGGAGCGGCGAGGTCACGCGCTACGTGGCGGACATTACCAAGGCGCGTCAGTTGCTGGGCTACGAGCCGCAGATGCCGCTGACTGGGGGAATTCCGCGGGCGATCCGCTGGCAGCGCGAAAACGGGCTGCTGCGCGTAGAGTAG